In a single window of the Littorina saxatilis isolate snail1 linkage group LG3, US_GU_Lsax_2.0, whole genome shotgun sequence genome:
- the LOC138962226 gene encoding uncharacterized protein, producing the protein MDGSSRAVGRSEIWRLSTFSTLPDLQVSPIRLAESGFYYDGRHNMIICFSCGLSRRKWKKGEKIALMHLKLSPDCLHANFRDANNVSTRHYPQMHFEEYVYSYSTTGHSRSETERNPSHLVNPGALTHSAEVNNSVGDETNSGRSSKHSSTNGNPSPERTSPPFSSTSGCASESNNELEQPESGQSRQTSIPTYPRAAAASDQSGNNTTVSQNVAVEPSANRTERPQQSVRQETGHFSAGSLTLPQEAVIHIIAGDVHEPLLCAARIQVGSHGHLVSPVFVEEEDISNHYLLPANASPESFTSRPPTTIENNDSNHSSALSTPIVARESFPTQVITEETGHQCLHFSQDVLPSAAYAFRHVRFGLEVRHHSHMLRSPYFAHSVHPLQARNQMFDLNGAIVEEASVPPLSNQDGFDIGESDTNAEGAVSRRYATGTSRVRSFGDWPAQGTPNAQRLAEAGFYYTGMGDCVRCFYCGVTLQNWMADDDPWMVHVRFRFSCGYVIGLRRQDVVDFVLFSQ; encoded by the exons ATGGATGGAAGCAGCAGAGCTGTCGGGCGTTCAGAAATCTGGAGGCTGTCCACCTTTTCAACGCTACCCGATCTCCAGGTTTCTCCAATACGACTCGCTGAAAGTGGATTTTACTATGACGGAAGGCACAATATGATCATTTGCTTCAGCTGTGGTCTCTCAAGGAGAAAGTGGAaaaagggtgaaaaaatagCTTTGATGCACCTGAAATTGTCTCCGGACTGTTTACATGCAAACTTTCGTGATGCAAATAATGTCTCTACACGACACTATCCTCAGATGCATTTTGAAGAATATGTATACAGTTACTCAACTACAGGCCACTCTCGTTCCGAGACGGAGAGAAATCCATCCCATTTGGTTAATCCTGGAGCGTTGACTCATTCGGCAGAAGTAAACAATTCAGTTGGAGATGAAACAAACAGCGGAAGATCCTCAAAACATTCTTCCACCAACGGTAATCCATCACCTGAACGTACATCTCCTCCGTTTTCTTCAACGAGTGGATGTGCATCTGAAAGTAACAATGAGCTAGAACAACCCGAGAGCGGTCAGAGCCGTCAGACTTCAATACCTACTTATCCAAGGGCAGCAGCCGCGTCGGACCAATCTGGCAATAACACAACCGTATCGCAGAATGTCGCGGTAGAACCTTCGGCCAATAGGACAGAGCGACCTCAGCAATCCGTGAGACAAGAAACGGGACACTTTTCTGCAGGCAGCCTCACTCTACCACAAGAAGCAGTGATACATATAATCGCAGGAGACGTCCACGAGCCTCTCTTGTGTGCAGCACGCATACAGGTAGGCAGTCATGGTCATCTTGTATCGCCTGTGTTTGTTGAGGAGGAGGATATCAGCAATCATTATCTGCTGCCTGCCAATGCATCTCCTGAAAGCTTTACTTCCAGACCACCAACAACTATTGAAAACAATGACAGCAATCATTCCTCAGCTTTATCAACACCAATTGTGGCACGTGAAAGTTTTCCCACTCAAGTCATAACTGAAGAAACTGGACACCAGTGTCTCCACTTTTCTCAAGATGTTCTTCCGTCAGCAGCTTATGCGTTCCGACATGTGCGGTTCGGCCTCGAAGTCCGCCACCACTCACACATGCTTCGTAGTCCATATTTTGCACATTCTGTGCACCCCCTACAAGCCCGTAATCAAATGTTTGATTTGAACGGTGCCATAGTCGAGGAAGCCAGCGTTCCTCCGCTGAGCAACCAAGATGGTTTTGATATTGGAGAGAGTGATACCAATGCAGAAGGAGCAGTCAGTCGAAGGTATGCAACGGGGACCAGTAGAGTGAGATCATTTGGCGACTGGCCAGCACAAGGAACGCCAAACGCACAACGCCTAGCTGAGGCAGGATTCTACTACACAG GTATGGGCGATTGCGTACGCTGTTTCTACTGCGGTGTCACCTTGCAAAACTGGATGGCGGACGATGATCCCTGGATGGTGCACGTGCGATTCAGGTTTTCGTGTGGCTACGTTATTGGACTAAGACGCCAAGATGTTGTGGACTTTGTTCTCTTCTCACAGTGA